The Fictibacillus arsenicus genome contains a region encoding:
- the asnB gene encoding asparagine synthase (glutamine-hydrolyzing), translating to MCGITGWADWNRNLINEKNVLLKMATTLSKRGPDALNVWSSTHAGFGHARLAVVDIEGGVQPMCRKKNNNNYTLCYNGELYNTEDIRKELLQRGYTFEGHSDTEVLLVSYIEWGEACIEKFNGIFAFGIWDEEKESLFVARDRLGVKPFFYSEKGGRFLFGSELKAILAHPEMKAEIDREGLQEVFGLGPSRTPGNGVYKGIKELRPAHAATYTKNGLKIWRYWNVESKPHEHSLEETIENVETLVKDAVTRQLVADVPVCTFLSGGLDSSAITAIASKHFKEENKGELHTFSIDYEDNDKYFKPSDYQPNSDGFWINKMVEATGSTHHSCVIDNELLINHLREAVTVRDLPGMADVDSSLLWFCRQIKPQSTVALSGECADEIFGGYPWFHKEELMNRDMFPWMRSTKARQNLLQDSWAEKLNLASYVQQRYEETVKETPVLEGETRLEARRREIFYLNMLWFMTTLLDRKDRMSMGASLEVRVPFADHRIVEYAWNIPWEMKMLAGREKGILRKALTGMLPDDVLYRKKSPYPKTFHPEYTDGVKDWLQCIVNKKHSPLFEVLNREKVQQIIDTDGETFKDPWFGQLMTGPQLMAHLAQIDSWLSDYNVNIID from the coding sequence ATGTGCGGAATAACAGGTTGGGCAGATTGGAATCGAAACCTCATCAATGAAAAAAATGTACTGTTAAAAATGGCCACAACTTTATCTAAAAGGGGTCCTGATGCATTGAATGTCTGGAGCTCAACACATGCAGGATTTGGTCACGCCCGGCTGGCTGTAGTCGATATTGAAGGCGGCGTACAGCCGATGTGCAGGAAAAAGAACAACAACAATTATACACTTTGCTATAACGGGGAACTGTACAACACGGAGGATATCCGAAAAGAGCTCTTGCAGCGCGGATACACATTTGAAGGCCACTCTGATACTGAAGTTCTCCTAGTTTCTTATATAGAGTGGGGAGAGGCCTGCATCGAAAAGTTTAATGGAATTTTCGCCTTCGGAATATGGGATGAAGAGAAAGAGAGTTTGTTCGTCGCAAGAGACCGTTTAGGCGTTAAACCTTTCTTTTATTCAGAAAAAGGCGGCCGTTTTCTTTTTGGGTCAGAATTGAAAGCTATTCTGGCTCATCCTGAAATGAAAGCAGAAATTGACAGGGAAGGGCTTCAAGAAGTATTTGGGCTCGGTCCATCCAGAACACCAGGTAACGGCGTTTATAAAGGAATAAAAGAGCTTCGTCCCGCACATGCAGCGACCTACACAAAGAATGGATTAAAGATCTGGCGTTATTGGAACGTGGAAAGCAAACCTCACGAGCATTCGCTCGAAGAAACGATTGAGAACGTTGAGACGCTTGTAAAAGATGCTGTAACCCGCCAGCTTGTTGCAGACGTACCGGTTTGTACATTTTTATCAGGCGGATTGGATTCAAGTGCGATTACGGCAATCGCATCCAAGCATTTTAAAGAAGAAAACAAAGGCGAACTTCACACATTCAGCATTGATTATGAAGACAATGACAAATACTTTAAACCGAGCGATTATCAGCCAAACTCAGATGGTTTTTGGATTAATAAAATGGTAGAGGCGACAGGATCAACTCATCACAGCTGTGTCATAGATAACGAACTATTGATCAACCATTTGCGTGAAGCTGTTACGGTACGCGACCTTCCGGGAATGGCAGATGTGGATTCTTCATTATTATGGTTCTGCCGGCAGATTAAGCCGCAGTCTACAGTAGCTCTGTCTGGAGAATGCGCAGACGAAATTTTTGGAGGGTATCCTTGGTTCCATAAAGAAGAACTCATGAACAGGGATATGTTTCCTTGGATGCGCTCAACAAAAGCAAGGCAGAATCTTCTTCAGGATTCATGGGCAGAAAAACTGAATCTAGCATCATATGTCCAGCAGAGATATGAAGAAACAGTAAAAGAAACACCGGTACTTGAAGGGGAGACGAGATTAGAAGCGAGAAGAAGAGAAATTTTTTATTTAAACATGCTATGGTTTATGACAACACTTCTTGATCGTAAAGACCGCATGAGTATGGGTGCAAGTTTAGAAGTCAGGGTGCCTTTTGCCGATCATAGAATCGTAGAGTATGCATGGAATATCCCTTGGGAAATGAAGATGCTTGCAGGAAGAGAGAAGGGGATCCTAAGAAAAGCATTAACCGGCATGCTTCCAGATGACGTTTTGTATCGGAAGAAAAGCCCATATCCTAAAACTTTTCACCCCGAGTATACAGACGGCGTAAAAGACTGGCTGCAGTGTATTGTAAATAAGAAGCACTCGCCACTTTTTGAAGTGCTGAACCGTGAGAAAGTACAGCAAATCATTGATACGGACGGGGAAACATTCAAAGATCCTTGGTTCGGACAGTTGATGACTGGTCCACAGCTAATGGCACACCTGGCTCAAATCGATAGCTGGCTGAGTGATTATAATGTAAATATCATAGATTAA
- a CDS encoding MATE family efflux transporter, with product MNGSKAAKLSLFAITWPIFIEILLHMLMGNADTLMLSQYSDHSVAAVGLTNQLLSVVIVMFGFVATGASVVIAQAIGAKLDKTAAEVAVVSIMGNLLFGLLLSGALLIWGDTFLKWMNTPPELMKEATSYLLIVGGFSFIQSVIMTIGAAIRSYGFTKDAMYVTIGMNILNVIGNYLFIFGALGFPVLGVEGVAISTVFSRFLGLVVILYLLFKRSSIPLPFAKSLKLIPLHIKSVLKIGLPSAGEHLSYSGSQMVITFFITLLGTSALTTKVYTFNIMMFIFLFAVAIGQGTQILIGHMIGAKSFDSAYKTCLKSQTYAMIISFLMAGVASLFAKPLLSIFTDNPEIIKEGTLLLYLTLLLEPGRSFNLVIISSLRAAGDVKFPVVMGVISMWGVSVTLAYLLGIVFELGLAGIWIAFIADEWLRGLFMLSRWRKRKWQNKFMVRNAEATA from the coding sequence ATGAATGGAAGTAAAGCCGCTAAGCTTTCCCTTTTTGCCATTACGTGGCCCATTTTTATAGAGATTTTGCTTCACATGCTGATGGGTAACGCTGATACCCTTATGCTAAGCCAATATTCTGATCACTCGGTAGCAGCGGTTGGTCTTACAAATCAGCTACTATCAGTCGTGATCGTTATGTTCGGTTTTGTTGCTACAGGGGCGAGTGTTGTCATCGCACAAGCAATTGGTGCGAAGCTGGATAAAACGGCAGCAGAGGTTGCGGTTGTATCTATAATGGGAAACTTACTCTTTGGTTTGCTGTTAAGCGGAGCATTGCTTATTTGGGGTGACACTTTTTTAAAGTGGATGAATACTCCCCCTGAACTTATGAAAGAGGCAACCAGCTATCTTTTAATCGTTGGCGGTTTTTCTTTTATCCAATCTGTCATAATGACAATTGGTGCCGCTATTCGCAGTTACGGATTTACGAAGGATGCGATGTATGTAACGATCGGGATGAATATCTTAAATGTGATTGGAAACTACTTATTCATTTTCGGCGCGCTTGGATTCCCTGTCCTTGGTGTTGAAGGTGTCGCAATCTCCACTGTTTTCAGCCGTTTTTTAGGATTGGTTGTCATTTTGTATCTATTATTCAAACGATCTTCTATTCCACTGCCCTTTGCAAAGTCATTAAAGCTGATTCCGCTTCATATTAAAAGCGTATTGAAAATCGGACTTCCATCTGCAGGAGAACACCTTTCCTACAGCGGTTCCCAAATGGTTATTACTTTTTTCATTACACTGCTCGGGACTTCTGCACTTACTACAAAAGTGTACACGTTTAATATTATGATGTTTATCTTCTTATTCGCCGTAGCAATCGGACAAGGGACACAAATTTTAATCGGACATATGATTGGTGCGAAGTCATTTGATTCAGCATATAAAACGTGTTTAAAAAGTCAGACCTATGCCATGATCATCAGCTTTTTAATGGCTGGAGTTGCTTCTCTTTTTGCAAAGCCGCTTCTTTCCATTTTCACGGATAACCCTGAGATCATTAAAGAAGGAACGCTTTTGCTTTACTTAACCCTATTGCTCGAACCTGGACGTTCCTTTAATCTGGTCATTATTTCAAGCTTAAGAGCTGCTGGTGATGTAAAGTTCCCTGTGGTGATGGGTGTTATTTCTATGTGGGGTGTAAGTGTAACGCTCGCTTATCTCCTCGGCATCGTCTTTGAACTTGGATTGGCAGGTATTTGGATTGCCTTCATTGCGGACGAATGGCTGCGCGGTCTTTTCATGTTATCAAGATGGAGAAAACGAAAATGGCAGAATAAATTTATGGTGAGGAATGCTGAGGCAACTGCTTAA